The genomic stretch GAGTACTACGGGATAGCGCTGGATGATCTCAAAGCAAAGACCCGAAAGAAAGAAATTGTAGCTGCACGACAGGTCGCGATGTATTTTTGCAAAGAATTTACCAATCATTCTTTGAAATCGATCGGTTATCACTTCGGTGGCAGAGACCACTCCACGGTAATCCATGCCGTACAGACAGTGAATGATATGATGGAGACAGATACTTCATTCAGAAACGCTGTGATGGAGCTGAAGAAAAAATTTAAGATGAGGTCTTATTGATACATCTGGTTATCCTCGATTATATAATTGTAAGTTCTATTCATTCAACTTTTTACTCATAGTTTCCTCAAAACGCTGTAGCAGTCTGATGTAGCGTTTATGGATGTTGACAAGAAATTTTTCCTGAGTGTCAATCTCATAGACTGGACTGTATTGAATCCTATCAATCACGATATCCAGCCAGGCTTTCCCGTCATCAATAAGGTCTGCATGAAACGCTTCCACTGTAAGATCTCTGGATCCTGAATAAGGGCCTTTTCCAAGTTGTTTGAAGTAGCTGGTAAGTAAATCCAGTGCAAGCTCATGGGTTTTTTCAAAGCAGATCAACAGCTGTCTTGAGTGAGCCTCGCTAAATTCACTGCTTTTTGCCCGTCTAGAGTAGTCCACGAGTTCTTCTAATGAGTTGCTGAATTCAACATGGGCTTGCGCAGGGTTTTTAGCTAATGTTTTCAATGTAGTAGTGTTTTGCAGATAGATTCAAAATAAGAAAATATGGTGAATAAATTCTATTGTTAAGAGATTGTTTTGTTTTAGGCTATATTAAAAATCTTAATTTGAACTTTGGCACGGATTTTTTTTAATTTTTTTTCGCCCTCCTTCGGGTATTTGAGGAAGTGGGAAAAATTCGATTTTCTGAAAAACAGGTTCTTTTCATGAATAAAAATTAAAATTTTTGATATAAATCACTCGATATAGGGTTTTAAAACTTAATCTTTTGGTGATTGTCGTGTTCATTTTTTTGGTTTAGGGGTACCTGGGAATTTAATTTTCGTTGCGCGCTTTTTGAATTTATATATATTTGTTCTGCACGATTATGAAACATTAACAGTTTCACTATCCATTTATCACAACCAAACTAAACAAAACCTTTATGAAGAAAATTTTACTATTTTCTTTCTTGATGGTCCTTGCAGGTTTAGCCTGGGCCCAAAACCGTACTATAGAAGGTACGGTGACGTCTTCATCAGACGGGACCACTTTACCTGGAGTAAGTGTCATCTTGAAAGGAACTCAGAACGGAACGATTACCGACATTGACGGTAAGTACCAATTGACTGTACCAAGTACAGGAGGAGTATTGATATTCTCATTTGTAGGCATGACCTCAACTGAGATCGAAATTGGAAATCAATCTACCATCGACGCACAGTTAGGGGAAGATATAACCCAGTTGAATGAAGTAGTGGTTACGGCTCTAAATGTGGAGCGTGAGAAAAAGACCTTGGGTTACGCTACCCAAGAAGTAGTGGCTGAAAATCTAAGGGTAGCGAGAGAAACTAACCTGAATGAGGCCCTAGCCGGTAAGATATCAGGTGTACAGGTAGTTTCAGGTTCTGGAGCCAAGTTTGGTGAGGCAGTAGTCCGAATACGAGGTGTAAGGGGATTTGGAGGCGGTTCGCCCCTTTACGTGGTAGATGGAGTCCCTATCGCTGATCCTGCTTCAATCAATATGGACAATGTGGCATCGATCAACGTGCTAAAAGGAGCGAATGCATCCGCTTTATATGGTTCGCGTGCTAAAGAAGGTGTGATCATCATTACCATGAAGAGAGCTAAAGCTGGAGCAATGACGATTGACTTCAACAATACGACCACATTTGAGAATGTTTCTGTAATGCCTAAGTATCAAAATGAATACGGTGGCGGTTATTCTCAGGACTTCGAAACATTCACTTTCAATCCTGCAACGGATGATCCAGCTTTAGCAGGATTAAACGGGGCACTTATTCCTAATTTTTCTGCGGATGAAAGCTGGGGTCCACGTATGGATGGCCGTCAGGTAGCCCAGTGGGATGCTTTTACTCCGGGAACTGAAACTTATGGTCAGACTCGACCATGGTCTCCAAATCCAGACAACGTGAAGAATTTCTTTAACACTGGAGTAGGTGTACAGAATAGTTTGAATATCGGAAAAGCTGGCGAGGGATATAATGTCAATGCAACAGTGACTAATGTGAACAGAACTGGAGTATTACCCAACACAAATCAAGGGAGAACATTTTTGAACTTGAACGCAAGTGTTGATCTAGCAAAAGGATTGACAATGCGGATAATGAGTAATTATAACAGAACCAATACTTTTGGTAACCTTACTGAGGGATACCAAGGCAGTGTTTCCCAGAATTTCAATCAGTGGTTCCAGCGCCAGTTGGATATGGACTTGTTAAAAAGGTATTATAGAATGCCTGATGGCCGATATACGAGTTGGAATATAAATTCAGCCAGAAACTCTACACCACTTTATTGGAACAACCTTTACACTGAACAATACGGTAATATTGCCGAATCCCAAAAAGATGTGTACAATGGTAAATTTGGATTGTCTTATGAAATTGTTGATGGACTTTCTGTAGTTGCAAATGCAAGCCGTTATTACGAATCATATCGATGGGATGATCGAATTGCCTCTGGAACCCTTGAGCTTGATCGATATAGACAAGGTACAGAGGAGCGTACAGAAGATAACTTTGAATTCATGGGTCAGTACAACAAAGTGACTGAGAATTTTTCTATATCGGCTCTAGCGGGTGGTAATATTCGTTTTGATAAAGCCAGTGAAAACAGAATAGAAACAGCAGGTGGACTTTCAGTACCTGATCTATATAACGTGAGCGCTTCAGTGGACAGACCTGTTGTGGAAAACGAATTCGGCAATAGAGAAGTGAGATCACTATTTGCACAAGCGAGTGTAGGGTATAAGGAGATTTTATTCCTTGATGCATCGATTCGACGGGATTGGGATTCTGTGTTGCCAGCAGACAATAATGCTTTTACCTACCCGGCTATTTCTACCTCATTTATTTTCTCCGAGCTTTTGGGTAACCAAAATATTTTATCATTTGGTAAACTTCGTGCAGGCTATGCTGAAGTTGGTAGTGAGTTAGATCCGTATCAGTTAGATCCCACCTATGCATTAGGTACACCTTATAATGGCAATCCAACTATGGGTTATCCTAACGAGTTAGTTGATCCAACTTTACGGCCAAGTACTACTTCGGCACTTGAAACAGGTATAGAGCTAGCTTTCCTAAATGGTCGTATCCGTACGGAGTTTTCTTATTTCTATTACGACAACACCAACGAGATCATTAGAACTGAGGTGCCTAGCACAACTGGTATAAATTTTTACACTATCAATGCGGGTAAGACTTATACACGAGGATGGGATGCTACGATCGGTGGTACACCGATTCAATCAGCTAACTTTAACTGGGATATTAACTTCAATTTTGCACGAAGCAGAAACTTTATTGAAGAGATTTATCCGGGAATAGACGCAGTTCAGTTGATAAATGGTTTCCTTGGTGACCGTGTCTCTGGAGGATGGGGTTCTATCTCAGCAAGAGCTAAAGTAGGTGAAGAGTGGGGAACTATCATTGGAGCCAAGTATGAGAGAGATGAAGCAGGTAGAATTGTGGTTGGAGCTGATGGTATTCCTTTGCAGGTACAGAATCAAGTATTAGGAACTGTACTTCCTGATTATACAGGCGGTATTTTTAACAGATTTACTTACAAAGATTTTGAGTTAAGCTTTACAATTGATTGGCAGATTGGTGGTAAGATCAATTCCATTACCAATATGTTCAACGCCTATTCAGGATTGGGAGAAATGACCGTGGGTAACAACGATAAAGGAGTACCTATGCGGGATGCAGTAGAAGACGGTGGTGGTCTGAAGTTTGACGGAGTATATGCAGATGGAACTGAAAATGACACTTATCTAGAGACTGATGCCTATTGGAAGTCACTATTCGGTCTACACGAAGCTTGGGTTTATGATGCAAGCTATGTAAAGCTACGTGAGATCAGGTTCGGTTATAATCTTCCTCAGTCTTTGCTTCAGCGCACCAATTTCTTAAGAACTGCAGCAGTAGCGGTAGTGGCAAACAACCCATGGTTGATTAAAACAAATGTACCAGGATTGGATCCTTCCCAGTTGTCAGGTGATACGAGAACTTCCCGTAATAATGGGGCATGGGTAGATAGTGGACAACTTCCCGCTACACGTTCTATTGGTTTTGATATTCGTTTAGGATTCTAATAAATAAGAAACATGAAAAAAATAATTTCAAAATATATACTTATCGGGATGGTTACTGTTGGAGTAGCATCCTGTGATATTGGAGATTTTGGGGATACTAACGTAAACCCTAATGAAACAACTCAGGCAATTCCATCTTCCTTATTGACTAATTCAATCAATAGTTTGAAGGGTACAGTTGATGCTCCTCAGGGTTCACTTTATTCTCAATATCTGGCAAATTCCCAATATACGAGTGCAGATAATTACCTGACCATCATATTTGATTATGGCGCTATATATAGAGGAGCTTTGATGGATCTTGAGCAAATTATTTTGGTTAACTCCAATGAAGAAACCATGGTGGAAGCATCTAGGTATGGTTCCAATGAGAATCAGATTGCTGTTGCTCAAATACTTCAGTCTTATTATTTCCAGAGAACAACAGATCGATGGGGAGATATTCCCTATTCTCAGGCTTTGAATATTGCTGATGGAGTACGCCAACCGGCATTTGATGCACAATCAGATATTTATGCTGGGATTTTGGCTACGCTAAAAACTGCTCAAGCAAACATATCTACAACTGCTCCTGTACAGGGGGATATCCTTTTCGATGGGGATATGGATATGTGGAAGAAGTTCGCCAATACACTCCGGATGGTGATGGCTTTGAGATTATCAGAGGTAGACCCGACAACTGGCGCCGCTGAATTTGCTTCTGCGGTAAATGATGGGGTGATTGCTTTGGATAATAGCGAAAATATTTTCTACGCTAACCTACCGGAAGCTGCTTTCCAGAATGCATGGTTTGAAAGATTCCTTACCCGTAGGGATTATGCTGTAGCCAATACCTTGGTAGATAGAATGCAGACTGTAGCAAACGGTGGAGTACTCAATGTAGCCATGGATCCTCGGCTTCCTGTTTATGCCGACCCTACAGAAAATGGTGGTAAGTATGTGGGGATGCCCTATGGACTTTCCGAAGCTAGATCCGGAGCTATTCCAAACACAAATAAATCTTTCTTAGGAGAGGAATTACGTGCTCAGGATGCTCCAAATTATATCTTCACTTCAGCTCAGGTGTTGTTTTCTATGGCTGAAGCAGTTCATAGAGGATGGATAGCTGGAGATGCCGAAGCGCTGTATTATCAAGGTATTGAAGCTTCCTTGGAACAATATGAAGTAGCTAGTGGATATGCTACTTACATATCAAATTCATGGGTTCAATATGATAATGCCAGAGCTTTAGAGAAGATAAATACCCAAAAGTGGATAGCCAACTTCTTGAACGGCTATGAAGCTTGGGCAGAATGGAGAAGAACTGGTTATCCAGATCTGAAGCCAGGAGAAGATGCGCTGAATGCCAGTGGTCAGATTCCAGTGCGTCAAGCATATCCCTTGTTCGAGGTTAACCTTAACTCCACAAATTACGCGGCTGTAGTAGCCCGTCAAGGTGAAGATGGGTTGGATACACCAGTATGGTGGGATGTTGATTAATCTAAGCTGAAAATATAAAATGCCATCTGCAATTTGTGGATGGCATTTTTATGCTTTGTGCACATATGAAGAGAAAACTACCACACTTATTATTCTTCTTGCTTTTAACTCCCATCCTCTTTGCCCAAGAGGTGACCAAGTCAATATTCTTTGATCAGGACTATTCCGAAACTCCCCTTACAGTGGTGCTGGATAATCTTCAAAAACATACGGAAAGCCGATTTTTCTATAAAAAGGAGTGGGGAATAGAAGGCTTTCTTGTTACTGCCAAACAAGGTGAAAACGCTATAGATTACATTGAAAACCTATTAAAAAATTATGGTTATAGTATTGTCCACTATAACGAGCTGTTGATCATTGTCAACCAGGAAGGGCTAGAGGCATACCGTTACGAGAAGTGGGAAGAAGATGATGCCAATCTCAATGGATACAAACTAATAGGAGCCGGAAAGCCGGAAAACTCGAATTTACCGGTCACACTTTCTGGTAGGATCACGGATGCCGGCGAAAATGAACCATTGATAGGGGCAAGCATACAAGTAGTAGGCAGCGAAAAGGGAGTGGTTACCGACCTAGACGGCAACTATGAACTGAAGATTATACCTGGAAAGCATAAGTTACTGGTTCAGTATTCAGGATATGAACCTCAATCCGTTCCGATTCAGTTGATCAATACTGGGCAACTGGATGTAGGACTTTTCAACGAAACGCTCAAATTAGAAGAGTTCACTATTACTGCTAGAAGCCAGGATGTTTCTGTATCCGAGAAAATTGCCGGTAGGGAAATTCTGGATATTGCGGTAATCAAAAGCTTGCCCACATTTATGGGCGAGGTTGACCCAGTCAAAAGCCTTATATCTCTTCCGGGGGTGAGTTCAGTCGGCGAGGGGACGTCTGGTTTTAATGTTCGTGGAGGAGATCCGGGACAAAATCTGGTCATGATGGACGGGGCAATTGTATATAATAGTTCCCATCTGTTTGGCTTCTTTGGTGCATTTAATTCAGACTTGATCAGGGATGTGGAATTATACAAAGGAGGTGGCCCGGCTAATTATGGCGGGAGAGTCTCATCTGTGCTTAATGTGAACCTTCGCAACGGAAACTCCCAAGGGATGGAAGTACAGGGTGGGATAGGTTTGATTTCCTCCCGACTTTTAGTAGAAGGTCCATTGAAGAAAGACAAGACCACTTTTTTGCTATCTGGAAGAACTGCTTACCCTAACTGGATGCTCAGGCAGATGAAGGATCCGGATCTTTATCAAAGTGCTGCAGGGTTCTATGATGTTAATTTTAAGGTCAACCATACACTAGATGAAAACAATGTGTTGACTTTCTCTGGATACCTCAGTGAGGATAATTTTGAATTTGCATCGGATACTGCTTATGTGTGGAAAACCAAACTCGGTATTCTAAAATGGGGACATAGATTCAGCAATAAATTCCTGATGCAGGCACAGGTGGTAGTGAGTGATTTCCAAAGTAATATTCAGAATACTGAAGCCAGCTACGATTTCGACTATCAATCAGGTATTTTAAACTATCAGGGAAAAATCGATTTTACCTATGAATTGGGAAATTCCCATAAGTTCGATTTTGGCTTTACTTCCCTTTATTATGATTTCAATAATGGGGAATTTACTCCAGGAAGAGAAAACACCACCTCCCAGATGGTGCGAATCCCGCAGGAAAATGCGCTTGAAAGTGCCGTTTATCTGAATGATGAGTACATCATTTCCCCGCGTTTATCCCTGGTGTACGGGTTGAGGATTTCTAATTATTTAGCTTTAGGGGGAAGTTATTTTGAATTTGATCCTGATCAGCCTCGAACATCGGCATCTATCACAGATACTTTGAGCTTTAGCTCAAATGAAATAGCGAAGTCTTTTTTCGGTATAGAGCCCAGGGCTTCTTTTAGATGGCTGGCTACTCCTTCCAGCTCCATCAAGCTCAGCTATTACCGGACGAAACAGTATATCCATCTGATTTCAAATACGGCTGCTATTTCACCTGTGGATTATTGGAAGTCCTCAGGGTATAACCTGTCTCCTTCTATCGCTGATCAATACACCTTGGGTTTTTTCAAAAACTGGAAGGATAATCTATTTGAAGTATCTGTGGAAGGCTATTATAAGGATATACAGAACATCGTCGATTACAAGAATGCCGCAACAATTTTGTTAAATGAAACACTGGATGCGGATTTGGTACAAGGCGCAGGAAAAGCGTATGGGGCAGAATTTTTGATCAGGAAAAATCGTGGAAAACTGACAGGATGGGTAGGATATACTTATTCTAGAAGCTTAAGGAAGTTTGACGAATCTCCGTTCAAAGAGGAAAAAATCAATGGCGGAAACTTTTTCCCAGCCAACTATGACAAGCCCCATGACGTCTCCTTGGTCATGGATTACAAGGTAAGCAGAAGGTTTTCTATGAACCTAAACTTTGCCTATTCTACAGGCAGACCAATTACGGTTCCTGTTTCCAAATTTCAATATGAAGATATTCTCTCTGTGCTGAATTACAGTGACAGAAACCAATATCGGATTCCGGATTATCACAGATTGGATTTGGCTTTTACGTTGAAAAGCGGGTTGAAAAAAGAGAAAGCTATTGACGGGGAGTGGGTATTCTCCATTTATAATGTGTACGGGAGGAGAAATCCTTTCTCAGTGTATTTTACCCAAAGAGGAAATGCTTTCCAACTCTCCGTATTAGGCAGTGCCTTTCCGTCTATCTCATACAATTTTAAATTATAAAGATGCGACAGAGTTTTGCAATAGCGCTTTTACTGATATTGACTGCCTGTATTGATCCCATTTCCTTCGAGACAGGAAGTGAACCACGCCGGCTGGTTGTGGACGGCTTTATCTCAAATATTTCCTACCTAGAGCAAAGTAAAAAGGCTGCACCTCCTCAGAGATTTTATGTGGCGTTGCGATGGACTAGTGTAGTTAACAATGTCTTGGATGAGGTGATTACTGATGCCAAGGTTACCCTATTGACTTCTGAGGGTGAAAGCTATGCCTATCTCTGGAACCCAGAAGCTAAAAAATACTTGATCGGGGATGCTGATTTCTCTGCTAAGGTAGGCGTGACTTATAAAGTGCGTATAGAGACTTCTGATGGGAAAATATACGAATCCGACGAGGATGGGATTCATCCCGCTCCAGCCATTGAGAAAGTAGATGTGGAATATAAGACGATCCTGAAGAGCATTAACGTAGATAGTCAGCCCCAACTAGTCGAGCAGAGAGGTGTTCAGGTTTCTGTACCATTAAAAGAACATTCGGCAGAAACCTTCCATTTTCGATGGAAAATTGTACCGAGTTGGATTTTCGAAACATCAATGCTTGGGGAGGGTAATCCAAACAAGCGATGCTATGCGACTAATCTTTATGAATACCAGGCTATAAAAGTATGGGAGGACAAGACAGGGGGGTATAACCGGGATTTGTTTTTCCTGGAAACAGACGATAATGAGCAGATTAAGCATGGCTATTCAGTCTTTATCACACAATATAGCCTGTCGCCCGAAGGATATCGGTTTTGGGATCAACTTGCTACACAGCAACAAAGTGGAGGAGGTATCTTTGACCCTCCTCCATTTGAGTTGGTGACCAATATCCGTAATGTCGCTGATGCTGAAGAGAAGGTTTCGGGCTACTTCTTTGTAGCCCATGAGTCCTCCTATAGATGGATGCTATTCCCTGAAGATTTACCTTATCAGCTGACATTTTCTGATCCTTGTGAGCCAATTCCTGGCGTACCATTCATTCCTCCTGCAGGCTGTAGCAATTGCCTGGATTATAGAGGGGCACATACTGATATTTCCAACCAAAAACCATCATGGTGGCACGAATTCTAACCTATTTATCTGTAATGTTTTTTCTCATTAATTTGGGAGGAAGCCTGGCTTTGGCTCAGGATACACAGAGCAGAGTGGGCATGGTTGTCTCTTCCTCGATATTTATAAGTGGAGATGTAGTTCCTTTACAGGTATTTCCTGTAGATAATTACGGTAAGCCAGTTGAAAAAGAAGAGCTGCTGAATCTGTATTTGGTTGATAATACAGGGAAAACTGTAACAATCGAGCGATTCAATGTTTCCTTGGGAAAAGCAACATGTGCTTTGTTATTACCAGAACAGCTGGCTACAGGGAATTACAAGCTGGTGGCTCATGTCCCCGGCTCGGATTTTCAGACTGAGGCTACTATCCATGTCTATAATCCTGCTGTTTTTTCATCGACTTCCCTCCCCAAAAATGCTGATCCGGATTTAGATTTGTTAGAACAAAATGTGATTGATAATCAGTCGATTAAGTTTGGATTAGGATCAAGCTCAGCTAAAATCTCATCAAATTCCGATGTAACGGAATTAGTGGTTTTGAAAGTGTACGATCCAAAACTCGAAGCGTCTCCGGTATTTGGAACAGTAAAAGAGTCGGAAGTGGTAGTAGATAATTCACCCAAATTCAACTTAGTGCCGCCTGTCAATGACCCTAACTCAAGAATCTCAGTTTATTTTCTGGATCAGGGGTTGGTTGAGGAGTTTTCATGGCGTGATAGTGCGGAATATGGGGATAAGCTGATACGTCATCCCGGTTCTTCATCTGTCTGGGCATTTCAATCCGACAACTTAGGGACGCCAATAGGAGAGGTGGAGTCGTATCTTTCAGCCTGGAAAAACAATCAATTCAAACCATTTGAAAATACAGTGCCTTTCAGCGAAGCTGTTGTGAAAATTTTAGATCATAAAAGGACTCGGAAATATGTAGACCAGGTTTACCGGACTGAATTTGGTAGCTATGAACCACTCTCAGAGCAATCAGGACATGTCGCTCCTGATCAAATGTATCTGGCTAGTGATTATTCTGGTATTGCCACGTTGAGAGAGGCCTTTTCAGGTATAGTCTCAAAGGCTTCCGTAAAACGGAGCAAAAATACATACGAGTTATACCTGTCCCCGGCTAATGCTGGTTTCCGATACGATTCCGGTCCCCTGATTTTGTTTAATGGATCGCCTCTCTTCAGGCTGGGGGAACTTATGGAAACTCCTTTTCATCAGATAAAATCCATAGCTGTTTATAACTCCATCCAATCCCAGAAGCGATTTGGAATACTGGGAAGATTTGGGGTTGTAAGCATCGAAATGAAGGAGGAATTTCAGGATCCATTGAAAGTTCAGAAAGAAAACTATTCCCACTATTTGGGGATAAATGATTTGGTGCAAGTCAATAAAAAGCTTGACTCAGCTCTACCGGATCTCCGTCCCATTTTGCTATGGGAATCAAAGGTGTTGGTATCGCCAAGCCAAACTTTCGAATGGGAATCATCAGATGTACCTGGAACTTATCAGCTGTGGGGGGCTTGCCTAAGCTCCGAAGGTATCTCCATTTTTACGGAAGACCTTCCTGCTTCTCAAACTACCCACTAATGGAAGTTGCTACTCATTCTATCAGATAAATTACTTAGGGCCTGCTGAAAAACGCCAGTAATCATTCAAAAGCTATCATTTTGAATGATTAACCCTTTTTTCATGAGTAGGGTTTTTAAGCAAGTGCAAGCTTATTGAGGAGAATATGCCTTTATCTATGCATCAGAAAATCTCAAAATCGAGATTTTCGAGCTAGTCTCAGGCATACCATCTTCTATGTTGGCCTCATTCGAGGTATAAGCATACATCTTCACTCGGCCGCCTTGAAGCTGGCATACCTGAGACTTTTTCAGCAAGCCCTACTTAATCTGAGCAGTTACCTGTTTTAGCCAGTTCAGAGAAAAAGGACTTGCTACCTCACACTATAACTTTGCATAAAGGGCTGTCCGTTGGAAGCCACACCTTCCAATAAAAGCCTTCCGCTGTATTTCTCCAGATAGGCGCCTACTTTATTGGGATCCTCTGCAGGGTTTCCGTTGATCTGGGTGATGATGAATCCTTCACGCAAGCCAAGCTCCCGTAGATATCCTCGTGTCAATCCGGTGATTTTAATTCCATAATCCACTCCGAATTTGTCTTTCTCAATGGTGTTGACAGCCTCTAGTCTTGCTCCTAAAATACCTGAACTATAGAATTCTCGCTTGATTACGCCGTCCCCACCTTCTAGGTTTTGAAGTCGGAGATCGGCTGTTTTTGAAGATCCTTTCCGTAGAAAATCAACACTAAGGTCATCGCCTGGATAATAATAGGACAATGCTTCTTCAAAGCTTCCCTTTCCTGTAATTATCTGGTTTCCTAGTTTGGTGATCACATCGTTCCGTTGCAATCCGGCTTGCTCTGCCGCACCTCCTTTGATCACATGGGTGACTATGACCCCATCCAGGGTTTTGATGTTCATTTCCTCTGCTAGCTCAGGTGTGATCTCTACCGCTTCTATGCCCGGAATAGCTTTTTGAACCTCGCCATATTGTATCAGGTCATTGGAGACTTTCAATGCTATATCCACCGGAACGGCAAATCCATATCCTGTATAAGACCCTGTTCTGGACAGAATAGCAGTATTGATCCCAACAAGTTCGCCATTTACATTGACAAGAGCGCCTCCAGAGTTGCCCGGGTTGATAGGAGCATCTGTCTGAATAAAGCTTTCCAGAGGAAAATCCCCTCCCAGGATATTGATTTGTCGTTCTTTTGCCGATACAATTCCGGCGGTGACAGTAGAGGTAAGGTTGAAAGGATTTCCAACTGCAAGTACCCACTCACCGATTTTCAGATCCCGGCTGCTTCCCCGTTTTATTGCGGGCAGATTTTCTCCTTCGATTTTTAGTACAGCGATGTCTGTATTTTTATCTGTGCCGATCAATTTGGCTTTGAATGTTCTCTTCTTATGTACCACTTCTATGGTTTCC from Algoriphagus sp. NG3 encodes the following:
- a CDS encoding trypsin-like peptidase domain-containing protein, producing MNSLFKTTGVSFLAGLAGAAVWTSINFVETEQFHDLPLSNQTEVSFTSQYQPSSRPHIATDVPVSFVEASENSTESVVFIKNFSGTDPRRYSMFDYFFGGGGVPTQQVSTGSGVIISSDGYIVTNNHVIDRAETIEVVHKKRTFKAKLIGTDKNTDIAVLKIEGENLPAIKRGSSRDLKIGEWVLAVGNPFNLTSTVTAGIVSAKERQINILGGDFPLESFIQTDAPINPGNSGGALVNVNGELVGINTAILSRTGSYTGYGFAVPVDIALKVSNDLIQYGEVQKAIPGIEAVEITPELAEEMNIKTLDGVIVTHVIKGGAAEQAGLQRNDVITKLGNQIITGKGSFEEALSYYYPGDDLSVDFLRKGSSKTADLRLQNLEGGDGVIKREFYSSGILGARLEAVNTIEKDKFGVDYGIKITGLTRGYLRELGLREGFIITQINGNPAEDPNKVGAYLEKYSGRLLLEGVASNGQPFMQSYSVR